From a single Vitis vinifera cultivar Pinot Noir 40024 chromosome 18, ASM3070453v1 genomic region:
- the LOC100241421 gene encoding wall-associated receptor kinase-like 8, with protein sequence MRMKMRPPLLLLLSLLCLLCPCIPKPIIEMPGPIAKPHCPDKCGNISIPYPFGIGDVKCAKDDKFLLQCNNGQPLLLGSLPVRHLSIKGTVNVTMKTKRQCFSNGVSEVNFYGGIKLAGSPFTFFHNRNKFVVLGCNITALIDNNREYRRACLSFCRGYPPSAAPGFCTTSLPKQLKTLNITLFSIDPSSDSNHKFCLHAFVAAKSTYSISEINLSKHPVTTQVTLQWVVGEEKCEASGNRSETYACGKNTECQSSTNGPGYRCICKQGFQGNPYLPGGCQDIDECDDPSGYPCDGFCQNTAGDYTCRRSDESEVNSRRHGVAILASAIILSIGFLLLIAGIYWLNALVKKRKIIKLKKKLFKRNGGLLLQQQISSDKGKLEKLKIFSSEELEKATDYYNENRILGKGGQVIVYKGMLPDGSVVAVKKSKKMDKAQIERFANEVVILSQINHRNVVKLLGCCLETEVPLLVYEFVSNGTLSNHIHDQMEESPMKLSDRLRVAKEVAGALSYMHSAADVPIYHRDIKSSNILLDGKYRAKLSDFGISRSVPTEKSHLTTSVRGTFGYLDPEYFQSSQYTEKSDVYSFGVVLVELLTGQKPISGLRSEDMGLAAHFICSAKKNRLFDVLDPQVVMEGEKEELVILANLAMRCLKLSGSKRPTMKEVSWELENLKKLQKHLPVELDHQEDDYYFAESSRSLEPGDELELDMHPRSTE encoded by the exons ATGAGGATGAAAATGCGGCCGCCATTGTTGTTGCTCTTAAGCCTCTTATGCCTCTTATGCCCATGCATACCAAAACCAATAATTGAAATGCCTGGGCCAATTGCAAAGCCACACTGTCCAGATAAATGTGGGAACATATCAATTCCTTACCCATTTGGGATTGGAGATGTGAAATGCGCCAAGGATGACAAGTTCCTTCTGCAGTGCAACAATGGCCAGCCATTGTTACTTGGTTCCCTTCCTGTTCGCCATTTATCGATAAAGGGCACCGTGAATGTTACCATGAAGACCAAACGGCAATGCTTTTCTAATGGAGTATCCGAGGTAAACTTTTATGGTGGCATTAAGCTGGCAGGCAGCCCATTCACGTTCTTCCACAATCGTAACAAATTTGTAGTTCTTGGCTGCAATATAACTGCTTTGATTGATAACAACCGGGAGTATCGGAGGGCGTGTTTATCTTTCTGCCGGGGATACCCTCCCTCTGCCGCACCAGGGTTTTGCACCACCTCCCTCCCGAAGCAACTCAAGACTTTGAATATCACACTCTTCAGCATCGACCCCTCCTCGGATTCCAATCATAAATTTTGCCTACACGCTTTTGTGGCCGCCAAATCTACTTATAGTATTTCGGAAATAAATCTCTCCAAGCATCCTGTAACTACACAAGTGACACTTCAATGGGTTGTAGGAGAAGAAAAGTGCGAAGCCTCTGGAAACAGATCAGAAACATATGCATGTGGCAAAAACACTGAGTGTCAGAGCTCCACCAATGGCCCCGGATATCGATGCATATGCAAACAAGGCTTTCAGGGAAACCCCTATCTTCCCGGAGGTTGCCAAG ATATTGACGAGTGTGACGATCCAAGTGGATATCCGTGTGACGGATTCTGCCAGAATACAGCTGGAGATTACACTTGTAGAAGGTCTGATGAAAGTGAAGTGAATAGCCGAAGACATGGCGTTGCCATTTTGGCATCAG CTATAATCttaagcattggattcttgttGTTAATTGCTGGAATTTACTGGTTGAATGCGCTCGTGAAGAAAAGGAAGATCATTAAACTCAAGAAAAAGTTATTTAAGCGCAATGGAGGTTTGTTATTACAGCAACAAATCTCCTCAGACAAAGGCAAACTTGAGAAACTAAAAATTTTCTCCTCCGAGGAGTTAGAGAAGGCAACTGATTACTATAATGAGAACCGCATCCTTGGGAAAGGAGGCCAAGTTATAGTTTATAAAGGAATGTTACCCGATGGAAGCGTTGTAGCCGTTAAGAAGTCTAAAAAGATGGATAAAGCTCAAATTGAACGCTTCGCAAATGAGGTGGTCATACTTTCCCAGATCAATCACAGAAATGTGGTTAAACTGTTAGGTTGTTGTTTAGAAACTGAGGTTCCACTGCTGGTGTATGAGTTTGTCTCAAACGGAACCCTTTCTAACCATATCCATGATCAGATGGAGGAGTCTCCAATGAAATTGTCGGATCGGTTAAGAGTTGCTAAGGAAGTTGCAGGGGCACTGTCCTACATGCATTCAGCTGCTGATGTACCAATCTATCATAGAGACATCAAGTCGAGTAACATACTCTTGGATGGGAAATATAGAGCAAAGTTGTCCGATTTCGGGATTTCCAGGTCTGTTCCAACAGAAAAATCTCACTTAACCACAAGTGTGCGGGGGACGTTTGGGTATTTGGATCCAGAGTATTTTCAGTCAAGCCAATATACAGAAAAGAGTGATGTTTATAGCTTTGGAGTTGTTCTTGTTGAACTCTTGACAGGACAAAAGCCAATTTCTGGTCTTAGATCTGAAGATATGGGATTAGCTGCACATTTCATATGCTCAGCAAAGAAAAATCGTCTCTTCGATGTGTTGGATCCGCAAGTTGTGATGGAGGGAGAAAAAGAGGAGCTAGTAATCTTGGCCAACCTCGCAATGAGGTGCTTGAAGTTGAGTGGAAGTAAAAGGCCAACCATGAAAGAAGTTTCTTGGGAGCTGGAAAATCTGAAAAAGCTTCAAAAGCATTTGCCTGTTGAACTAGACCATCAAGAGGACGATTACTACTTTGCGGAATCGTCAAGAAGTTTGGAGCCCGGAGATGAATTGGAACTAGACATGCATCCAAGATCGACTGAATAG
- the LOC100246536 gene encoding wall-associated receptor kinase-like 8, whose amino-acid sequence MRMKPWLLLMLLIWPWIEEGISKTPAFSLAESNCSYQCGKVMIPYPFGIGNAECAKDKNFLLKCNNGQPFLLQNIPVLGISLAQGTVTVSLQSASERNKKHTLTDKIFYGGFNLEGSPFMLSNSNKFIVLGCNVTAFITEGKELRSGCITFCNEDGNPDELGSCSGIGCCKTSIPNHLKSLNVSLFNLTFSDTSSFGLHMFLAARGTFNFSETNLSEHLNRTINSQVDLDWVVGEKTCKEAQANCGKNTVCSDSTNGPGYRCFCKPGFSGNPYRPNGCEDIDECSEPNIYQCEGICRNTVGNYSCRCPFGMHGEGKVACRGHHTATVFLGIGLSLGFLLALSGLFRLYLLVHEQNSIKLKRKFFKRNGGLLLEQQISSDKGKLEKIKNFTSEELEKATDHYNDNRILGQGGQGIVYKAMLPDGNLVAVKKSEMMDEGQIEHFVNEVVILSQINHRHVVKLLGCCLETEVPLLVYEYVSNGTLSDHIHAQLEEAPMKWADRFRIAKEVAGAIAYMHSAAAVPIYHRDVKSSNILLDEKYRAKLSDFGISRSVPTGKTHLTTSVQGTFGYLDPEYFQSYQCTAKSDVYSFGVVLVELLTGRRPISMVRSEDDMGLAAHFISSAKENHLLDVLDPQVVLEGEKEELLIVSNLALRCLKLNGRKRPTMKEVALKLENLKNRRKRLLADQQEHQDGDYSIIEPSRRLDVSAVPMKARRLERSDELELDIQELMIKSTFLTC is encoded by the exons ATGAGGATGAAGCCGTGGTTGTTGCTGATGCTGCTCATATGGCCATGGATCGAAGAAGGAATTAGTAAAACACCAGCATTCTCGCTTGCAGAGTCGAACTGCAGTTACCAATGTGGGAAAGTAATGATTCCTTACCCATTTGGAATTGGAAATGCTGAATGTGCTAAGGACAAGAATTTCCTTCTCAAGTGCAACAATGGTCAGCCATTTTTGCTTCAAAACATTCCTGTTCTTGGTATATCACTGGCACAAGGCACAGTTACTGTTAGCCTTCAAAGTGCATCTGAACGCAATAAGAAGCATACTCTGACTGATAAAATATTCTATGGTGGATTCAACCTGGAAGGCAGCCCATTTATGTTGTCCAACTCAAACAAGTTCATAGTTCTCGGTTGCAATGTAACGGCTTTTATCACTGAAGGCAAGGAGTTGCGTAGCGGGTGTATCACTTTCTGCAATGAAGATGGGAATCCAGATGAACTTGGCTCCTGCTCTGGCATTGGATGCTGCAAGACCTCAATTCCAAATCATCTCAAGAGCTTGAACGTCTCACTCTTTAACCTAACTTTTTCGGATACCAGTAGCTTTGGCCTGCACATGTTCTTGGCTGCAAGAGGGACATTCAATTTTTCAGAAACAAATCTGTCTGAGCACCTCAACCGGACTATAAATTCGCAGGTAGACCTTGATTGGGTGGTGGGAGAAAAGACTTGCAAGGAAGCTCAAGCCAACTGCGGCAAGAACACTGTTTGCTCAGACTCTACCAATGGCCCTGGATATCGCTGCTTCTGCAAACCGGGATTCTCGGGAAATCCCTATCGTCCTAATGGTTGCGAAG ACATTGATGAGTGCAGCGAACCAAATATATACCAGTGTGAAGGTATTTGCCGGAATACAGTTGGGAACTACAGTTGCCGCTGCCCATTTGGAATGCATGGTGAAGGGAAAGTGGCTTGCAGAGGACACCATACTGCTACTGTATTCTTAG GCATAGGCTTAAGCCTTGGATTCTTATTGGCACTTTCCGGGCTTTTTCGATTGTATTTACTGGTTCATGAACAGAACAGCATCAAACTGAAAAGGAAATTTTTCAAGAGAAATGGTGGCTTATTGCTGGAGCAACAGATCTCTTCAGACAAAGGGAAActcgaaaaaataaaaaatttcacttcGGAGGAGTTGGAGAAGGCCACAGATCACTACAATGACAACCGAATCCTTGGGCAAGGAGGCCAAGGTATTGTTTACAAAGCAATGTTACCGGATGGAAACCTTGTAGCTGTGAAGAAGTCCGAAATGATGGATGAAGGTCAAATTGAACACTTCGTCAACGAGGTCGTAATACTTTCGCAGATCAACCACAGACATGTTGTGAAACTGTTAGGTTGCTGTTTAGAAACTGAGGTTCCTCTACTAGTATATGAGTATGTCTCCAATGGAACCCTTTCCGACCACATCCATGCTCAGCTGGAGGAGGCTCCAATGAAATGGGCAGATCGGTTCAGAATTGCTAAGGAAGTTGCAGGAGCAATAGCCTATATGCATTCAGCAGCTGCTGTACCAATCTATCATAGAGACGTCAAGTCCAGTAATATACTCTTAGACGAGAAATATAGGGCAAAATTGTCTGATTTTGGGATTTCAAGGTCTGTCCCAACCGGAAAAACTCACTTGACCACATCGGTACAAGGCACGTTTGGGTACTTGGATCCTGAGTACTTCCAGTCATACCAGTGTACAGCAAAGAGCGATGTTTACAGCTTTGGAGTAGTTCTTGTTGAGCTCTTGACAGGACGAAGGCCAATATCCATGGTTAGATCAGAGGATGATATGGGCTTAGCTGCACACTTCATATCATCAGCAAAGGAGAATCATCTCTTGGATGTATTGGATCCACAAGTTGTGTTGGAGGGAGAAAAGGAGGAGCTATTAATTGTTTCTAACCTTGCACTGAGATGCTTGAAGTTGAATGGAAGGAAAAGGCCAACAATGAAAGAAGTTGCTTTGAAGCTTGAAAATCTGAAAAACCGACGAAAGCGCCTGCTTGCTGATCAACAAGAACATCAAGATGGAGATTACTCCATAATTGAACCATCAAGAAGGTTGGACGTTAGTGCAGTTCCAATGAAGGCTAGGAGGTTGGAGAGAAGTGATGAATTGGAGCTAGACATCCAGGAGCTAATGATTAAGTCAACATTTTTGACATGCTGA